The following proteins come from a genomic window of Pyxidicoccus sp. MSG2:
- a CDS encoding class I fructose-bisphosphate aldolase yields MPTMPGLGETARAIVADGKGILAADETVSTITKRLTAREIESTADSRRAYREMLFSTPDIAPFIGGVILQDETIRQDSSTGIPLVDLLAGRGIIPGIKVDAGVHPLAGAPGEFVTEGLDGLRARFEEYRELGARFAKWRAVFVIRDGMPTGRCIYANAHALARYAALCQEQGLVPIVEPEVLMEGAHGLERCEDVTGRVLQAVFDELFDAQVSLEGMLLKPNMITAGQGFSRQATVKQVAEATLRTLTRHVPPAVPGIVFLSGGQDHVLATEHLNAINELDRPKPWKLTFSYGRALQDEALAAWQGRRENVPAGQQAFQHRAWCDSAAAQGRYSSDMEGAAFARAEAPPSI; encoded by the coding sequence ATGCCGACGATGCCAGGGCTTGGTGAAACCGCGCGAGCAATCGTTGCTGACGGAAAGGGCATCCTGGCGGCGGACGAGACAGTCTCCACCATCACGAAGCGCCTGACCGCGCGCGAAATCGAGTCGACCGCGGACAGCCGCCGCGCGTACCGCGAGATGCTCTTCAGTACGCCCGACATCGCCCCATTCATCGGCGGTGTCATCCTGCAGGATGAGACCATCCGGCAGGACAGCTCGACGGGCATCCCGCTGGTGGACCTGCTGGCCGGCCGCGGCATCATCCCCGGCATCAAGGTGGACGCCGGCGTCCACCCCCTGGCTGGCGCGCCGGGAGAGTTCGTCACGGAAGGACTCGACGGGCTCCGCGCGCGGTTCGAGGAGTACCGCGAATTGGGTGCGCGCTTCGCCAAGTGGCGCGCGGTCTTCGTCATCCGCGACGGGATGCCGACCGGGAGGTGCATCTACGCGAATGCACACGCGCTCGCACGTTACGCCGCCCTCTGCCAGGAGCAGGGCCTGGTGCCCATCGTGGAGCCGGAAGTCCTGATGGAGGGAGCGCACGGGCTCGAGCGGTGTGAGGACGTGACGGGGCGCGTGCTGCAAGCGGTCTTCGACGAGCTCTTCGACGCGCAGGTGTCCCTGGAAGGGATGTTGCTCAAGCCGAACATGATCACCGCGGGCCAGGGGTTCTCCCGGCAGGCCACGGTGAAGCAGGTGGCGGAGGCGACGTTGCGCACCCTGACGCGCCATGTGCCGCCCGCGGTCCCCGGCATCGTCTTCCTGTCCGGCGGACAGGACCATGTCCTGGCCACCGAGCACCTCAACGCCATCAATGAACTGGACCGTCCGAAGCCCTGGAAGCTGACCTTCTCCTACGGACGCGCGCTGCAGGACGAGGCGCTCGCGGCCTGGCAGGGCCGGCGGGAGAACGTGCCTGCCGGCCAGCAGGCATTCCAGCACCGCGCCTGGTGCGACAGCGCGGCGGCCCAGGGCAGGTACAGCAGCGACATGGAGGGCGCGGCGTTCGCCCGGGCAGAGGCGCCCCCCTCCATCTAG
- a CDS encoding Cof-type HAD-IIB family hydrolase, producing MTIKLLIADIDGTMVTQDKVLTARTCEAVDRLRASGVMFTVTSGRPPRGMAGLVAALKLTAPVAAFNGGMYVKPDLTTVLEQRTIPPDIARQAVDYMLQAGLDVWVYQGTDWFLRDPEAFRAPRERNNVGFDPVVIADLRRVLDAPIKLVGVSEDTALVARCEAELSMRLGTEASAARSTPYYLDVTHPEANKGMVVREASRLLQLPLEQIAAIGDMSNDLPMLTTAGLGIAMGNASPEVQRFARHVTRSNEEDGFAYAVDSFILGQPPRARTRLGLPPRTRACLFGLDGVLTQTSSLHARAWKQLCDYYLRQRARASGQPFIPFDLVRDYSRYFDGKPPLEDLRAFLDSRDIVLPESTVRALNDRKAAVLVELLRQEQAETYEGAVRYAQAARAAGLRTAVVSPSRHCDEMLRSAGIADLFDARLDATAPPELYRAAARALDVGSEEAVVFEDTPAGIAAARAAHFAYVIGVDRLGQPAELRRHGADIVVTDPAALLEQEATPHLALEEAH from the coding sequence ATGACCATCAAGTTGCTCATCGCGGACATCGACGGGACCATGGTGACGCAGGACAAGGTCCTCACCGCGCGGACCTGTGAGGCAGTCGACCGGCTGCGTGCCAGCGGCGTCATGTTCACCGTCACGAGCGGGCGGCCACCGCGCGGGATGGCGGGGCTGGTGGCGGCACTGAAGCTCACCGCCCCCGTGGCCGCCTTCAACGGTGGCATGTACGTCAAGCCCGACCTCACGACGGTGCTGGAGCAGCGGACGATTCCTCCCGACATTGCCAGGCAGGCTGTCGACTACATGCTCCAGGCGGGCCTGGATGTCTGGGTATACCAGGGGACCGATTGGTTCCTCCGCGACCCCGAGGCGTTCCGCGCGCCGCGCGAGCGGAACAACGTCGGGTTCGACCCGGTCGTCATCGCGGACCTGCGCCGAGTGCTGGACGCCCCCATCAAGCTCGTCGGTGTGAGCGAGGACACGGCGCTGGTCGCGCGTTGCGAGGCCGAGCTCTCCATGCGACTGGGCACCGAAGCGTCGGCGGCACGTTCGACGCCCTACTATCTCGACGTCACGCACCCCGAAGCGAACAAGGGAATGGTCGTGCGTGAGGCCTCACGCCTGCTCCAGCTTCCGCTCGAGCAGATTGCCGCCATCGGGGACATGTCCAACGACCTGCCCATGCTGACCACCGCCGGCCTGGGCATCGCCATGGGCAACGCCAGTCCCGAGGTCCAGCGGTTCGCGCGCCACGTCACGCGCTCCAACGAAGAGGACGGGTTCGCCTACGCGGTCGACTCCTTCATCCTGGGCCAGCCGCCTCGCGCACGGACGCGGCTGGGGCTTCCGCCCCGTACGCGCGCCTGCCTCTTCGGTCTCGATGGCGTCCTCACCCAGACCTCCAGCCTCCACGCCCGGGCCTGGAAGCAGCTGTGCGACTACTACCTGCGGCAGCGTGCGCGAGCCTCGGGGCAGCCCTTCATCCCCTTCGACCTGGTGCGCGACTACAGCCGCTACTTCGACGGCAAGCCGCCCCTGGAGGACCTCCGCGCGTTCCTCGACTCCCGCGACATCGTGCTGCCGGAGAGCACGGTTCGCGCGCTGAACGACCGCAAGGCCGCGGTCCTGGTGGAGCTGCTCCGGCAGGAGCAGGCGGAGACGTATGAGGGAGCGGTTCGCTACGCCCAGGCGGCGCGCGCGGCCGGCCTTCGGACCGCGGTCGTCTCCCCGAGCAGGCACTGCGATGAGATGCTCCGGTCGGCCGGCATCGCGGACCTCTTCGACGCGCGGCTCGACGCCACGGCGCCCCCCGAGCTCTACCGCGCGGCCGCCCGGGCCCTCGACGTCGGCTCCGAGGAAGCAGTCGTCTTCGAGGACACGCCTGCCGGCATCGCGGCCGCACGGGCGGCCCACTTCGCCTACGTCATCGGTGTCGACCGGCTGGGCCAGCCCGCCGAGCTGCGCCGCCACGGCGCGGACATCGTGGTGACCGACCCCGCCGCCCTCCTCGAGCAGGAAGCCACCCCGCACCTCGCGCTGGAGGAAGCGCACTGA
- a CDS encoding HlyD family secretion protein encodes MPKSPKGKIKWVIGLIAVAVAVFIGFRYWKGKQSALPEGIVSGNGRIEAKLVDVAAKEPLRVKQILVNEGDLVKPDQVLVQLDTVTLEANLAEANANVAAAQERLAVAEASIVKQKSEIELANIEVERAKKLVAQGAGSQRELDVRTSRLATTRATLAEAEATLKTSKEQIEVARANAATIQTRIADATLKSPVTGRVLYRLAEPGEVLAPGGPALTLVNLEDVYMEIFLPASEAANLKIGSEARLTVDFEPERSIPGYVSFVSPEAQFTPKQVETKSEREKLMFRVKLQVPKELASRYVDRIKTGIRGVGYVKLDPSTAWPDRLQNVITAEAGPQ; translated from the coding sequence ATGCCCAAGAGCCCGAAAGGGAAGATCAAGTGGGTCATTGGGTTGATCGCCGTCGCGGTCGCCGTGTTCATTGGCTTCCGGTACTGGAAGGGGAAGCAATCCGCGCTGCCGGAGGGAATCGTCTCGGGCAACGGCCGCATCGAGGCGAAGCTGGTGGATGTCGCCGCCAAGGAACCCCTGCGGGTGAAACAAATCCTTGTCAACGAGGGCGACCTCGTCAAACCGGACCAGGTGCTGGTGCAACTGGACACCGTCACGCTGGAAGCCAACCTGGCGGAAGCCAACGCGAACGTCGCGGCCGCGCAGGAGCGCCTGGCGGTGGCCGAGGCGTCCATCGTCAAGCAGAAGAGTGAAATCGAGCTCGCCAACATCGAGGTCGAGCGCGCCAAGAAGCTGGTGGCGCAGGGCGCCGGTTCGCAGCGGGAGCTGGACGTCCGAACGAGCCGGCTCGCGACCACCCGGGCCACCCTGGCGGAGGCGGAAGCGACGCTGAAGACCTCCAAGGAGCAGATTGAAGTCGCGCGAGCCAACGCGGCGACGATTCAAACGCGCATCGCCGACGCGACGCTCAAGTCTCCCGTGACGGGAAGAGTCCTCTATCGCCTCGCCGAGCCCGGCGAGGTGCTCGCGCCCGGCGGGCCGGCGCTGACGCTCGTGAACCTGGAAGACGTCTACATGGAGATATTCCTTCCTGCCAGCGAGGCCGCCAACCTGAAGATCGGCTCCGAAGCACGGCTCACCGTCGACTTCGAGCCTGAGCGCTCCATCCCCGGATATGTCTCCTTCGTATCGCCAGAAGCGCAGTTCACTCCCAAGCAGGTCGAGACGAAGAGCGAACGGGAGAAGCTGATGTTCCGGGTGAAGCTCCAGGTCCCCAAGGAGCTGGCCAGCCGCTACGTCGACCGCATCAAGACAGGCATCCGCGGCGTCGGTTACGTCAAGTTGGACCCCTCCACCGCCTGGCCTGACCGACTGCAGAACGTCATCACGGCTGAAGCCGGACCTCAGTAG
- the ppk2 gene encoding polyphosphate kinase 2, which translates to MAHVTPAEPLKRNVYEKELRKLQARLCLLQEWVKQEGMRVVVVFEGRDAAGKGGTIRAITERVSPRVFRVVALPAPSSREKSQMYLQRYVPHFPAAGEIVIFDRSWYNRAGVEPVMGFCTPEEHDRFLIGCPIFEKYMVDSGILLLKIWLEVGKEEQQRRFEARIDDPLRQWKLSPMDIKSWTRWYDYSKARDQMLAATDTPDAPWYILRSDDKKKARLNCIRFLLDQIPHKRVKRPKVKLPRRSTRGEYDDAAPLEGKNFIPDRY; encoded by the coding sequence ATGGCACACGTCACTCCCGCGGAGCCCCTGAAGCGCAACGTCTATGAAAAGGAGCTTCGCAAGCTCCAGGCCCGGCTCTGCCTGCTCCAGGAATGGGTCAAGCAGGAGGGAATGCGCGTCGTCGTGGTCTTCGAAGGGCGGGATGCCGCGGGAAAGGGTGGCACGATTCGCGCCATCACCGAGCGGGTGAGTCCCCGGGTGTTTCGAGTGGTGGCCCTCCCGGCGCCTTCGAGCCGGGAGAAGTCCCAGATGTACCTGCAGCGGTATGTGCCGCATTTTCCCGCGGCGGGCGAAATCGTGATTTTCGACCGCAGTTGGTACAACCGGGCCGGAGTCGAACCGGTGATGGGCTTCTGTACTCCCGAAGAGCACGACCGCTTCCTGATTGGCTGTCCCATCTTCGAGAAGTACATGGTCGATAGCGGAATCCTCCTGCTGAAGATCTGGCTCGAGGTCGGCAAGGAGGAGCAGCAGCGGAGGTTCGAAGCACGGATTGACGACCCCCTCCGGCAGTGGAAGCTGAGCCCGATGGACATCAAGTCCTGGACGCGCTGGTACGACTACTCCAAGGCGAGAGACCAGATGCTGGCCGCGACCGACACGCCGGATGCTCCCTGGTACATCCTGCGGTCCGACGACAAGAAGAAGGCGCGGCTCAACTGCATCCGCTTCCTGCTGGACCAGATTCCCCACAAGCGGGTGAAGCGCCCCAAGGTGAAGCTGCCCCGCCGCTCCACGCGTGGCGAGTACGACGACGCCGCCCCGCTCGAGGGGAAGAACTTCATCCCCGACAGGTACTGA
- the rbbA gene encoding ribosome-associated ATPase/putative transporter RbbA: MVSSASPAAPGGSASRPVVSIQNVTHRYGSVVALDGLSLDVPTGIMVGIVGPDGVGKSTLMALVAGSKKMQEGRVIVLDGDIADARHRRAVGPRVAYMPQGLGKNLYLELSVYDNVDFMARLFGLSPQERKVRVPELLAATGLGKFAERPAGKLSGGMKQKVGLCGALVHDPDLLILDEPTTGVDPLSRRQFWTLIDDIRAGRPGMSVIISTAYMDEAQQWDWIVAMDAGRVLATGSPAELMARTGTKDLERCFIALLPEEKRSGHKEIIIPPRAPGKAELAIEAQGLTCRFGTFTAVDHVTLSIERGEIFGFLGSNGCGKSTTMKMLTGLLPPTEGTAKLFGSSVEAGSMEVRKNLGYMTQAFSLYGELSVHQNLVLHARLYHLPPDQAKARIDELVERFGLGAHLDALAEALPMGLRQRLSLAVAVLHGPQILILDEPTSGVDPVARDSFWELLIDLSRNQGVTIFVTTHFMNEGMRCDRISLMNAGRVLAADAPQKLIEARNADSLETAFIAYMEDAIAETARAEGKKDTAPAPAPAVEAPVVPPPSKAARPERAGLRLRVGRMLAYTHNETIQILRDKVRLAFAFVGSALLMLVFGFGITTDVENIRYASLDLDQSPESRAYLEQFGAARRYFAPTPPAQSADEALRRLQSDDVSVVLEIPPRFGLDFRRGSGPEVLAQVDGAMTFRGDTVAQYVQGVHNGLLQDPASGFLSASAQKYTANIEERYLYNPTFESVYSIVPSVPALLLLLIPAILMTVSIVREKELGSIINFYVTPTGRLEYLLGKQLPYVAIGMINFFILTALTLIVFRVPIKGSFLTLILCTLFYVMATTGLGMVTSTFTGSQVAAVFVTAILTITPTIQFSGLLQPVSTLQGGAGVIGSIWPATYYMHASLGAFTKGLGADLIMRDVAFLAVCVPLLLAISVGLKKQEK, from the coding sequence ATGGTCTCATCCGCGTCTCCAGCAGCGCCGGGCGGTTCCGCCAGCAGGCCCGTGGTCTCCATCCAGAACGTGACCCACCGCTACGGCAGCGTCGTCGCGCTCGACGGCCTCTCGCTCGACGTTCCCACCGGCATCATGGTGGGCATCGTGGGGCCTGATGGTGTCGGCAAGTCGACGCTGATGGCCCTGGTCGCCGGCTCCAAGAAGATGCAGGAGGGACGGGTGATCGTCCTGGACGGGGACATCGCCGACGCCCGGCACCGGCGCGCGGTGGGCCCGCGCGTCGCATACATGCCTCAGGGGCTGGGGAAGAACCTCTACCTGGAGCTCAGCGTCTACGACAACGTCGACTTCATGGCCCGGCTCTTCGGGCTGTCACCCCAGGAGCGCAAGGTCCGCGTTCCGGAGCTGCTCGCTGCCACGGGACTGGGCAAGTTCGCGGAGCGCCCCGCCGGCAAGCTCTCGGGCGGAATGAAGCAGAAGGTGGGGCTCTGCGGCGCGTTGGTCCATGACCCGGACCTGCTCATCCTCGACGAGCCCACCACCGGCGTCGACCCGCTCTCCCGGCGGCAGTTCTGGACGCTCATCGACGACATTCGCGCGGGGCGCCCGGGGATGAGCGTCATCATCTCCACGGCCTACATGGACGAAGCGCAGCAGTGGGACTGGATTGTCGCCATGGACGCGGGGCGCGTGCTGGCGACGGGGTCTCCCGCGGAGCTGATGGCGCGCACGGGGACGAAGGACCTGGAGCGGTGCTTCATCGCGCTGCTCCCCGAGGAGAAGCGCAGCGGCCACAAGGAAATCATCATCCCGCCCCGTGCACCGGGCAAGGCGGAGCTGGCCATCGAGGCCCAGGGACTGACCTGCCGCTTCGGGACCTTCACCGCCGTCGACCACGTCACCTTGTCGATTGAGCGCGGGGAGATCTTCGGCTTCCTGGGCTCCAACGGCTGCGGCAAGTCCACGACGATGAAGATGCTGACCGGCCTGCTGCCCCCCACGGAAGGGACGGCGAAGCTCTTCGGCAGCTCCGTCGAGGCCGGAAGCATGGAGGTGCGCAAGAACCTGGGTTACATGACGCAGGCGTTCTCGCTCTACGGCGAGCTGAGCGTCCATCAGAACCTGGTCCTGCATGCCCGGCTCTACCATCTGCCGCCAGACCAGGCGAAGGCGCGCATCGACGAGCTGGTCGAGCGCTTCGGACTGGGCGCGCATCTGGATGCGCTGGCCGAGGCGCTGCCGATGGGGCTGCGCCAGCGGCTCTCGCTGGCCGTCGCCGTGCTGCACGGGCCGCAGATCCTCATCCTCGACGAGCCCACGTCGGGAGTCGATCCGGTCGCCCGGGACAGCTTCTGGGAGCTGCTCATCGACCTGTCGCGCAATCAGGGCGTCACCATCTTCGTGACGACGCACTTCATGAACGAGGGGATGCGCTGCGACCGCATCTCCCTCATGAACGCGGGAAGGGTGCTGGCGGCGGATGCTCCCCAGAAGCTGATCGAGGCACGCAACGCCGACAGCCTGGAGACCGCCTTCATCGCCTACATGGAAGACGCCATTGCCGAGACGGCGCGCGCCGAGGGCAAGAAGGACACCGCTCCGGCCCCGGCGCCCGCGGTCGAAGCGCCCGTCGTTCCCCCTCCATCCAAGGCCGCGCGACCGGAGCGGGCCGGCCTGCGGCTGCGGGTCGGCCGGATGCTCGCATACACCCACAATGAGACCATCCAGATCCTCCGCGACAAGGTCCGGCTGGCCTTTGCCTTCGTCGGCTCGGCGCTGTTGATGCTCGTCTTCGGCTTCGGAATCACGACCGACGTCGAAAACATCCGCTATGCCTCGCTGGACCTCGACCAGTCACCCGAGAGTCGCGCGTATCTCGAGCAGTTCGGCGCGGCCAGACGTTATTTCGCTCCGACTCCGCCGGCCCAATCCGCGGACGAGGCGCTTCGCCGGCTCCAGTCAGACGATGTCTCGGTGGTGCTGGAGATTCCGCCCCGCTTCGGCCTGGATTTCCGCCGGGGCTCCGGGCCCGAGGTGCTGGCGCAGGTGGATGGCGCCATGACCTTCCGTGGCGACACCGTCGCGCAATATGTCCAGGGGGTGCACAACGGGTTGTTGCAGGACCCCGCGAGCGGCTTCCTGTCGGCGAGTGCCCAGAAGTACACGGCCAACATCGAAGAGCGCTACCTGTACAATCCGACGTTCGAGAGCGTCTATTCCATCGTGCCGAGCGTCCCGGCGCTTCTGCTGCTGCTGATACCCGCGATTCTCATGACGGTCAGCATCGTGCGCGAGAAGGAGCTGGGGTCGATCATCAACTTCTATGTCACGCCCACGGGGAGGTTGGAGTACCTGCTCGGAAAGCAATTGCCGTACGTCGCCATCGGCATGATCAACTTCTTCATCCTGACCGCCCTGACGCTGATTGTCTTCCGTGTTCCCATCAAGGGCAGCTTCCTGACGTTGATTCTCTGCACGCTGTTCTACGTCATGGCGACGACGGGCCTCGGGATGGTGACCTCGACCTTTACCGGCAGCCAGGTCGCGGCCGTCTTCGTCACGGCCATCCTGACCATCACGCCGACCATCCAGTTCTCCGGCTTGTTGCAGCCTGTCTCCACGCTGCAGGGGGGCGCCGGTGTCATCGGCTCCATCTGGCCGGCCACCTATTACATGCACGCCAGTCTGGGCGCGTTCACGAAGGGACTGGGGGCGGACCTCATCATGCGGGATGTCGCCTTCCTGGCCGTATGCGTCCCCCTCCTCCTGGCGATCAGTGTCGGCCTGAAGAAGCAGGAGAAATAG
- a CDS encoding ABC transporter permease: MNSLLNILWLGLKELRSLLSDVVMVVFVVYAFTLAIYVQATGTSSEVNNASIAFVDEDGSALSKELLNAFYPPRFKLPELISPDAIQTDMDRGRFMFVVVIPPRFEHDLRAGRNPDIQVNIDATAMQQAGIGSGYIKNIVNDRIASFLKRTEETGPKPVNLVIRKLFNPNGVSSWFKSVVAIINQITLLTVVLTGAAVIREREHGTLEHLLVMPLTSFEIAMAKVWANSLVILVATGASLFLVVDMVLEVPFAGSVVLWFVGVVLYLFFATALGIFLGTISRSMAQFALLIILVILVLMLLSGGSTPVESQPKWLQYVTYLLPSRHFVSFSQVIIYRGGGLWAVWRQFLVVSAVGVGFFVYSLALFRKSIAASK; encoded by the coding sequence GTGAACTCGCTGCTGAACATTCTGTGGCTCGGGCTCAAGGAGCTTCGCAGCCTGCTGAGCGACGTGGTGATGGTCGTGTTCGTCGTCTACGCGTTCACCCTGGCAATCTATGTCCAGGCCACGGGGACCTCGAGCGAGGTGAACAACGCCTCGATTGCCTTCGTCGACGAGGACGGGTCCGCGTTGTCCAAGGAATTGCTCAACGCCTTCTATCCGCCCCGTTTCAAGCTGCCTGAGCTCATCTCCCCCGATGCCATCCAGACGGACATGGACAGGGGCCGGTTCATGTTCGTCGTGGTGATTCCGCCCCGCTTCGAGCACGACCTTCGCGCGGGGCGCAACCCGGACATCCAGGTGAACATCGACGCGACCGCCATGCAGCAGGCGGGCATCGGCTCCGGCTACATCAAGAACATCGTAAACGACCGGATTGCGTCCTTTCTCAAGCGCACGGAGGAGACGGGGCCGAAGCCCGTCAACCTGGTCATTCGCAAGCTCTTCAACCCCAACGGGGTGTCGTCCTGGTTCAAGAGCGTGGTGGCCATCATCAATCAGATAACCCTGCTCACAGTCGTCCTGACGGGCGCCGCGGTCATCCGCGAGCGCGAACACGGAACGCTGGAGCACCTGCTCGTGATGCCGCTGACCTCGTTCGAAATCGCGATGGCGAAGGTCTGGGCCAACAGCCTCGTGATTCTCGTCGCGACCGGGGCTTCGCTCTTCCTGGTCGTGGACATGGTGCTGGAGGTGCCCTTCGCCGGCTCGGTGGTGCTGTGGTTCGTCGGCGTCGTGCTCTACCTGTTCTTCGCCACGGCGCTCGGCATCTTCCTGGGGACGATTTCACGTTCGATGGCGCAGTTCGCGCTGCTGATCATCCTCGTCATCCTCGTGCTGATGCTGCTTTCGGGCGGGAGCACGCCCGTCGAGAGCCAGCCGAAGTGGCTGCAGTACGTCACGTACCTCCTGCCTTCCCGGCACTTCGTCAGCTTCTCGCAGGTCATCATCTACCGCGGCGGTGGGCTGTGGGCCGTCTGGCGCCAGTTCCTGGTGGTGAGCGCGGTGGGCGTGGGATTCTTCGTCTACAGCCTGGCGCTCTTCCGGAAGTCCATCGCGGCGAGCAAGTAG
- a CDS encoding efflux transporter outer membrane subunit yields MHPGLAPFVGALPLLGVLSVLSGCTVGPNFTKPEAAVPQEWRTQGDPRLSTQAEVDTQWWKSFGDPTLDRLVELSYRQNLPLQIAGLRIVEARAQLGIVTGQQYPQVQVATGSASAVGLSDNAANTANLGVLDRDYLDYQLGFDAVWELDFWGKYRRGVEAGTAGLLATVADYQSALVSLTAEVARTYVVVRTFEVLIEQARENVRIQEEGYRIADSRFQNGATSELDVAQASTLLESTRATIPQLESGLEQARNALSTLLGQPVGDVEALLAGPKQIPLAPAAVAVGMPAEILRRRPDVRSAELYAAAQCARIGIAESELYPSFSLFGTIGLEASTAGGASGNLFSIGSLVYSFGPRIVWPFLNYGRLKNGVRVEDARFQQLLVNYRNTVLKAAQEVSDAVVGFVNAQKAMAFEQAAVKSAQRSVELSVVQYREGAVDYQRVLDAQRSLLEQQNNLARTSSSIATSLVALYKALGGGWEVRQDQPVVPESMQGEMEKRTDWGDMLSKPRSQETKKSSPSGKE; encoded by the coding sequence ATGCATCCAGGGCTTGCACCCTTCGTCGGGGCATTGCCGCTGCTCGGCGTGCTCTCGGTGCTCTCCGGGTGCACGGTCGGTCCCAACTTCACGAAGCCCGAGGCCGCGGTTCCCCAGGAGTGGCGCACCCAGGGCGACCCGCGACTCTCGACGCAGGCCGAGGTCGACACCCAATGGTGGAAGTCGTTCGGCGATCCAACGCTCGACCGCCTCGTCGAGCTCTCCTACCGGCAGAACCTGCCGCTGCAGATAGCAGGTCTGAGAATCGTGGAGGCGCGCGCCCAGTTGGGCATCGTCACCGGCCAGCAGTATCCGCAGGTCCAGGTGGCCACCGGCAGCGCGTCCGCGGTGGGACTCAGTGACAACGCGGCCAACACGGCCAATCTCGGCGTGCTGGACCGCGACTATCTGGATTACCAGCTGGGCTTCGACGCGGTCTGGGAGTTGGATTTCTGGGGCAAGTACCGGCGGGGAGTGGAGGCGGGAACCGCCGGCCTGCTCGCGACCGTGGCGGACTACCAGTCCGCGCTCGTCTCGCTCACCGCGGAGGTGGCGCGCACCTACGTCGTGGTGCGGACGTTCGAGGTGCTCATCGAGCAGGCCCGGGAGAACGTCAGGATTCAGGAGGAGGGCTACCGGATCGCCGACTCACGCTTCCAGAACGGTGCCACTTCGGAGCTCGACGTGGCGCAGGCGTCGACCCTGCTGGAGAGCACCCGGGCCACCATCCCCCAACTGGAGAGCGGGCTGGAGCAGGCTCGCAACGCCCTGAGCACGCTCCTGGGCCAACCCGTGGGGGACGTGGAGGCCCTGCTGGCGGGCCCCAAGCAGATTCCGCTGGCGCCCGCGGCGGTGGCCGTCGGCATGCCGGCGGAGATACTCCGGCGGCGTCCGGACGTCCGCAGCGCCGAGCTGTATGCCGCCGCGCAGTGTGCCCGCATCGGCATCGCCGAGTCGGAGCTCTACCCGAGCTTCTCCCTCTTCGGGACCATCGGGCTCGAGGCGAGCACCGCTGGCGGCGCCTCCGGCAATCTCTTCTCCATTGGCAGCCTGGTCTATTCCTTCGGCCCTCGGATTGTCTGGCCCTTCCTGAACTACGGCCGCCTGAAGAATGGGGTGCGTGTCGAAGACGCGCGGTTCCAGCAACTGCTCGTCAACTACCGCAACACGGTGCTCAAGGCCGCCCAGGAGGTGTCGGACGCCGTGGTGGGCTTCGTCAATGCCCAGAAGGCCATGGCGTTCGAGCAGGCCGCCGTGAAGTCCGCGCAGCGCTCGGTGGAGCTCTCCGTGGTGCAGTACCGCGAAGGCGCCGTGGATTACCAACGCGTGCTGGACGCGCAACGCTCGCTCCTGGAGCAGCAGAACAACCTGGCCCGGACGAGCTCGTCCATCGCGACGAGTCTGGTCGCCCTGTACAAGGCGCTGGGCGGAGGCTGGGAGGTGCGTCAGGACCAGCCCGTCGTGCCGGAGTCCATGCAAGGCGAGATGGAGAAGCGGACCGACTGGGGCGACATGTTGTCCAAGCCGCGGTCGCAGGAAACCAAGAAGAGCTCGCCCTCGGGAAAGGAATAG